In Anaerolineales bacterium, one DNA window encodes the following:
- a CDS encoding ABC-F family ATP-binding cassette domain-containing protein produces the protein MLSIHNLSKHFGIQPVLQNINFHISTGERIGLIGANGSGKTTLMRILAGLEHPDSGNVASTRPNLRIGYLAQSMEIQPGQTLHSALGLDSDSQSDPALEVESLAQALSQHPNDPALQAKYDDALHKLSSSHGLLSIVLGPLGLAHLPADAPIAHLSGGQKTRLLLAKVLLEDPHLLLLDEPTNHLDIEMLEWLEDWLKRFHGAALIVSHDRTFLDNTVTAILELDSVTHTIRAFDGNYSNYLEQKLLEFDKQAQAYQDQQDELAQLRRAARHIRSLTVMKKGGKADGGDKFAKGFFGNRATKRVAGRAKNIEARIDHLLTEERIEKPHGSWKLKLDFGTPEHQSKDVLVTDSLSIGYTQENPLLTDINLFIRAGQRVVLTGANGSGKTSFIRTIVGKIAPLAGSFCLGRAVKLGYIAQEQELLNPALSGVQTIQAVSSINETETRNFLHYFLFKGDAALRPAGELSFGERARLQLALLVAQGCTFLILDEPINHLDIPSHEHFEEALENFNGTILAILHDRSFIERFATDVWVAKDGKISK, from the coding sequence ATGCTTAGTATCCACAACCTTTCAAAACATTTCGGCATCCAGCCCGTTCTACAAAACATCAACTTCCATATCAGCACAGGCGAGCGCATCGGTCTGATCGGCGCCAATGGCTCGGGCAAGACCACCCTCATGCGCATCCTCGCGGGTCTCGAACATCCTGATTCGGGGAATGTCGCTTCGACGCGCCCAAATCTACGGATCGGCTATCTCGCCCAAAGCATGGAAATCCAACCCGGGCAGACGCTTCACTCCGCGCTTGGGCTTGATTCTGATTCCCAAAGCGACCCAGCCCTCGAAGTGGAGTCCCTCGCCCAAGCCTTATCCCAACACCCAAACGACCCAGCCCTCCAAGCCAAATACGACGACGCGCTTCATAAACTGTCATCTTCCCACGGTCTACTGTCCATCGTCCTCGGTCCATTAGGGCTTGCCCACCTCCCCGCCGACGCCCCTATCGCCCACCTCAGCGGCGGACAGAAGACGCGCCTGCTGCTCGCCAAGGTACTGCTCGAAGACCCACACTTGCTGTTGTTGGACGAGCCCACCAACCACCTCGACATCGAAATGCTCGAATGGCTGGAAGACTGGCTGAAGCGCTTCCATGGCGCGGCGCTCATTGTCTCACACGACCGCACGTTTTTGGATAACACGGTTACCGCGATTCTCGAATTGGATTCAGTCACGCACACCATCCGCGCATTCGACGGCAATTACAGCAACTACCTCGAACAAAAATTACTCGAATTCGACAAACAAGCGCAAGCCTATCAAGACCAGCAGGATGAACTCGCCCAATTGCGCCGCGCAGCAAGACACATCCGCAGTTTGACCGTGATGAAGAAAGGCGGCAAAGCGGATGGCGGCGACAAGTTCGCCAAAGGTTTCTTCGGCAACCGTGCCACCAAACGAGTGGCGGGACGCGCCAAGAATATCGAAGCCCGCATTGATCACCTGCTCACCGAAGAAAGAATCGAAAAGCCGCACGGCTCATGGAAACTCAAACTCGATTTCGGTACACCTGAACATCAATCAAAGGACGTGCTCGTCACAGATTCGCTCTCAATTGGCTACACGCAGGAAAATCCGCTGCTTACGGATATCAACCTGTTCATCCGCGCAGGTCAGCGCGTAGTATTGACGGGCGCGAACGGCTCAGGCAAAACCTCGTTCATCCGCACCATCGTTGGCAAGATTGCCCCGCTGGCAGGATCGTTCTGTTTGGGCCGCGCGGTCAAACTCGGCTACATTGCGCAGGAGCAGGAATTGCTGAATCCCGCCCTCAGTGGCGTACAAACCATCCAAGCCGTATCAAGCATCAACGAGACAGAGACGCGGAACTTCCTCCACTATTTCCTCTTCAAAGGGGATGCCGCTCTGCGTCCCGCAGGTGAACTTTCCTTCGGCGAACGAGCACGTTTGCAATTGGCGCTGCTCGTCGCACAGGGATGCACCTTCCTGATCCTGGATGAACCCATCAACCATCTCGACATCCCCTCGCACGAACACTTTGAAGAAGCGCTGGAAAATTTCAACGGGACGATCCTTGCCATCCTCCATGACCGCAGTTTTATCGAGCGGTTCGCCACCGACGTTTGGGTTGCAAAAGATGGTAAGATTTCAAAATAA
- a CDS encoding DUF4404 family protein: MLDKKVRELLEQLQDELDHVDSLDQKGRDLLNNIAADINRLLKSPSIEPDESVLRRLEDTIDHFKIEHPKLTMALSEMMTILSNAGI; this comes from the coding sequence ATGCTGGACAAAAAAGTTCGTGAACTCCTTGAGCAATTGCAGGATGAACTCGATCATGTCGATTCCCTGGATCAAAAGGGACGCGACCTATTAAATAACATCGCCGCAGATATTAACAGGCTGCTGAAGAGCCCCAGCATAGAGCCGGACGAATCTGTATTGCGGCGTTTAGAGGATACGATCGACCATTTCAAAATTGAACACCCAAAACTGACAATGGCGCTTTCTGAAATGATGACGATCTTGAGCAATGCGGGAATCTAA
- a CDS encoding nitroreductase, with translation MDVFDAIHGRQTISKVRQDAVPRDMVEKLLSAAVQAPNHYKVRPWRFVVLTGDGRKKLGDEFAASFLERNPQAPTAAADKPRSLPLRAPVVIAIGVDKPAPDTKAIEIENSAAASAAAQNILLAAHALGLGAIWRTGEWARDSRVKEFLGFSADQHIIGFIYIGFPEFLPEPYTRAGFEDRVTWME, from the coding sequence ATGGATGTATTTGATGCAATTCATGGAAGGCAAACGATCAGCAAGGTGAGACAGGATGCTGTGCCACGCGACATGGTCGAAAAACTCCTGAGCGCGGCTGTGCAGGCACCGAATCATTATAAAGTCCGCCCCTGGCGTTTCGTAGTATTGACTGGAGATGGGCGTAAAAAACTCGGCGACGAATTTGCCGCCTCTTTTCTGGAACGCAATCCGCAAGCACCAACGGCGGCGGCGGATAAGCCCCGTTCATTGCCGCTTCGCGCGCCTGTCGTCATTGCCATCGGCGTGGATAAACCCGCCCCGGACACCAAAGCCATCGAGATCGAGAACAGCGCGGCAGCATCTGCTGCCGCGCAAAATATCCTTCTCGCCGCCCATGCGCTTGGCCTTGGCGCGATCTGGCGCACGGGCGAGTGGGCGCGCGATTCCAGGGTGAAGGAATTTCTCGGCTTTTCCGCAGACCAGCATATCATCGGATTTATCTATATCGGCTTCCCCGAATTTTTACCGGAACCATATACCCGTGCGGGATTTGAAGATCGGGTGACATGGATGGAGTAG
- a CDS encoding histone deacetylase family protein has translation MRIFYSEEHRKHYPPFEVFDGGIRVPYYENPDRMDRIVAALQKTDWADFNAPQDFGLDPVLAVHDKDYINFIASCWTEWLASEPEIAASPEGHAFLPATFALRRKARATSSLRGRGGYYLMDLSACIVEGTYQASLASVNCALSAAESVFNTRRAAFALCRPPGHHAGRDYAAGYCFFNNAAIAANSLSSKGKVTILDIDYHAGNGTQDIFYERGDLLTISIHGDPDYEYPHYAGFADETGAGAGLGFHKNFPLPKDTGDEDYLSALDEVLGMIRRFAPDFLVLSAGMDVFDGDPLGMFRLTRDGFAEIGKRVAGLNLPTAIIMEGGYANEVLGDNVVTLLENFK, from the coding sequence ATGAGAATATTTTACTCGGAAGAACATCGCAAACATTACCCACCGTTTGAAGTCTTTGACGGCGGCATACGTGTGCCTTATTACGAAAACCCGGACCGTATGGATCGGATCGTCGCCGCACTTCAAAAAACAGATTGGGCGGACTTTAACGCACCGCAGGATTTCGGACTTGACCCAGTCCTTGCCGTGCATGACAAGGATTACATTAACTTCATCGCGTCCTGCTGGACCGAGTGGCTGGCTTCTGAGCCAGAGATTGCAGCCTCACCCGAAGGACATGCCTTCCTGCCAGCCACCTTTGCGCTGAGGCGCAAGGCTCGCGCCACCAGTTCCCTGCGCGGACGAGGCGGCTACTACCTGATGGATCTTTCCGCCTGCATCGTGGAGGGGACGTATCAAGCATCGCTTGCATCTGTGAACTGCGCATTGAGTGCAGCAGAATCAGTATTCAACACCCGGCGGGCGGCATTCGCGCTATGCCGCCCGCCCGGACATCATGCCGGGAGGGATTATGCCGCCGGATACTGCTTCTTCAACAACGCCGCAATTGCAGCAAACTCACTTTCATCAAAAGGAAAGGTTACCATTCTGGATATTGACTACCATGCCGGAAACGGTACGCAGGACATATTCTACGAACGCGGAGATTTGTTAACCATATCCATCCACGGCGATCCCGATTACGAGTATCCGCATTACGCCGGCTTCGCGGACGAAACCGGCGCGGGTGCAGGTCTTGGCTTTCACAAAAATTTCCCGCTCCCAAAAGACACGGGAGATGAGGATTATCTCTCCGCCCTAGACGAAGTGCTGGGGATGATCCGCAGGTTCGCGCCCGATTTCCTGGTACTCTCCGCAGGCATGGATGTCTTTGATGGTGACCCGCTGGGCATGTTTCGCCTTACGCGGGACGGGTTTGCAGAAATCGGAAAAAGAGTTGCTGGATTAAATCTCCCGACCGCCATTATCATGGAGGGCGGCTACGCCAACGAGGTGCTTGGCGACAATGTTGTCACCTTATTGGAGAATTTCAAATGA
- a CDS encoding NBR1-Ig-like domain-containing protein: MKTRILTLVMLLTMGVLLFSCGIKDSAPSEKLDGDAIRTEAVATYASSLTGTLSPPAPASPAPTVGPTRTPPVITATIEASPTVNPCYNLMYIADVTIPDGMEMKAGEVFTKAWRVQNIGGCAWRAGFTFQHVGGDLMRGSTITLPDAIQTGSIREISIQLVVPSGQSGLIQSAWRMADENGNFFGDTLSVNIVVGNNLTSTVTSAP, from the coding sequence ATGAAAACCAGAATTCTAACCCTTGTCATGCTTCTTACCATGGGGGTATTGCTTTTTTCATGCGGAATCAAAGACTCTGCCCCATCCGAGAAGCTGGACGGGGACGCAATACGCACGGAAGCTGTTGCTACGTACGCCTCATCCCTGACCGGGACCCTATCACCGCCAGCCCCGGCATCCCCCGCCCCGACAGTTGGGCCGACCCGCACCCCGCCCGTCATCACCGCCACAATCGAAGCATCCCCAACTGTCAACCCTTGCTACAATCTGATGTATATCGCAGACGTAACCATCCCTGATGGAATGGAAATGAAGGCGGGCGAAGTGTTCACAAAAGCCTGGCGCGTGCAAAACATCGGTGGGTGTGCATGGAGGGCGGGCTTTACATTTCAACATGTGGGCGGCGACCTGATGCGCGGAAGCACGATCACACTCCCGGATGCAATTCAAACCGGCTCGATACGCGAAATCTCGATTCAACTTGTGGTTCCCAGCGGGCAAAGCGGGTTGATCCAAAGCGCATGGCGCATGGCGGATGAAAACGGCAACTTCTTTGGCGACACCCTGTCTGTGAACATTGTTGTCGGAAACAACCTCACGTCCACAGTAACGAGCGCCCCGTAA
- a CDS encoding cystathionine gamma-synthase has product MKFETLAIHAGQEPDPNNGAVMTPVYLTSTYKQDGIGKPRQGYEYSRTLNPTRKALQDCLAELESGQWGLAFASGMAATDTVLRLLSNGDHVVAGNDVYGGTFRLFDKVLRRFGLDFTFADTTDPENLADALTAQTRIVWLETPTNPLLAVTDIRAVAEVVKSHPNKPILVVDNTFATPYLQRPLELGADLVVHSMTKYLGGHSDVVGGAIVGKDIELGEQLAYLQNAIGGVPGPMDSFLVLRGIKTLPIRMDRHAENSEKIVSFLEKQKKVSRLIYPYHESHPQVQIAKRQMKNGGGMISFIMKDGRDAAVKVAESTKLFTLAESLGGVESLIEVPAAMTHLSTQGSTLEVDPGLVRLSVGIENAEDLITDLEQALLK; this is encoded by the coding sequence ATGAAATTTGAAACTCTCGCCATCCACGCCGGGCAGGAGCCCGACCCCAACAACGGCGCGGTGATGACACCCGTCTATCTCACGTCCACGTATAAGCAGGACGGCATCGGTAAACCACGACAGGGGTATGAGTATTCGCGCACGCTCAACCCCACCCGCAAGGCATTGCAGGATTGTCTCGCTGAACTTGAAAGCGGACAGTGGGGACTGGCGTTCGCTTCGGGCATGGCGGCAACCGATACGGTCCTGCGCCTGCTCTCGAATGGCGACCATGTCGTCGCTGGCAATGACGTGTACGGGGGGACGTTCCGTCTCTTCGATAAAGTCCTGCGCCGCTTCGGTCTGGACTTTACATTTGCCGACACGACCGATCCTGAGAACCTCGCCGACGCCTTGACCGCGCAAACCCGCATCGTGTGGCTGGAGACTCCCACCAATCCCCTGCTGGCAGTCACGGACATCCGCGCGGTGGCGGAAGTGGTGAAGAGTCACCCGAACAAACCGATCCTCGTCGTGGATAACACCTTCGCCACACCATATCTTCAACGTCCGCTCGAACTGGGCGCGGATCTGGTCGTCCACTCGATGACCAAATATCTCGGAGGACATTCGGATGTGGTCGGCGGCGCGATAGTTGGAAAAGATATAGAACTCGGCGAACAACTTGCCTATCTACAAAACGCCATCGGCGGCGTGCCGGGACCGATGGACTCATTCCTCGTGTTGCGCGGCATCAAGACGCTCCCCATCCGCATGGACAGACACGCCGAAAACTCGGAAAAAATTGTTTCGTTTTTGGAGAAGCAGAAAAAGGTCAGCAGGCTGATCTACCCATATCACGAGAGTCACCCCCAAGTCCAGATCGCGAAGCGGCAGATGAAGAATGGCGGCGGGATGATCTCCTTCATCATGAAGGACGGACGCGATGCGGCGGTCAAGGTCGCGGAATCCACCAAATTATTTACGCTGGCAGAATCATTGGGTGGCGTCGAGTCGCTGATCGAAGTCCCCGCGGCGATGACGCATCTCTCCACACAAGGCTCCACGCTGGAGGTCGATCCCGGTCTCGTGCGCCTATCGGTCGGGATTGAAAATGCGGAGGATTTGATCACAGACCTTGAACAGGCATTATTGAAATAA
- a CDS encoding glycerophosphodiester phosphodiesterase, with product MLKFKTWQKTFIFILAVTILMRITSRSAPEHPYYAANLNFPLVIAHQGGDHLWPGNTMHAFQNAVDLGVDVLEMDLHITQDGILVLMHDETVDRTTDGTGEIESMSLGELKQLDAGHDWTRDDGATFPFRGQGITVPTMEAVFAEFPHMRMTIELKKTNASMAQPFCALIRQYSMAEKVLVASFHDERLREFRTECPEVATSSAKDETTVFVLLTKAFLGGFYSPHFYSLQVPQESGGITVMTRSFVKAAHARNLAVEPWTINDAEIMRLFIEWGVDGIITDRPDILLDVLGR from the coding sequence ATGCTGAAATTCAAAACCTGGCAAAAGACCTTCATTTTCATTCTGGCAGTCACCATCCTCATGCGCATCACATCCAGGTCCGCGCCTGAGCATCCCTATTACGCCGCAAACTTGAACTTTCCGCTCGTCATCGCCCATCAGGGTGGAGATCACCTCTGGCCAGGCAACACCATGCACGCCTTCCAAAATGCGGTTGACCTTGGCGTGGACGTACTCGAAATGGACCTGCACATCACACAAGACGGCATCCTCGTCCTTATGCATGATGAAACCGTGGATAGAACCACGGACGGTACGGGTGAGATCGAATCCATGAGCCTGGGCGAACTCAAACAGCTTGATGCCGGCCACGACTGGACTCGTGACGATGGAGCCACCTTCCCTTTTCGCGGGCAGGGTATCACGGTGCCGACAATGGAGGCTGTCTTTGCGGAATTCCCCCACATGCGCATGACCATCGAACTCAAAAAGACCAACGCCTCGATGGCACAACCTTTCTGCGCCCTCATCCGCCAATACAGTATGGCTGAGAAAGTACTGGTCGCATCCTTCCATGATGAACGACTCAGGGAATTCCGCACGGAATGTCCCGAGGTTGCCACTTCCAGCGCAAAGGATGAAACCACGGTTTTCGTCCTGCTCACAAAAGCGTTTCTCGGCGGATTTTACTCGCCGCACTTTTATTCATTGCAAGTGCCGCAGGAATCTGGTGGCATCACCGTGATGACAAGATCCTTTGTCAAGGCTGCTCACGCCCGCAACCTTGCCGTCGAGCCGTGGACCATCAACGACGCCGAAATTATGCGCCTCTTTATCGAATGGGGAGTGGACGGGATCATCACCGACCGCCCGGATATCCTGTTGGACGTGCTGGGCAGATAA
- a CDS encoding PIG-L family deacetylase, whose protein sequence is MTKKILAVLAHPDDESFGLGGTLALYAKRGYETYYVCATRGEAGTVDEEHLNGFKDTAELRTHELMNAAKHLGLKEVFFLGYRDSGMPGMEENNHPDAQIQHPIEEVAGKVVKYIRELKPDVVITFDPIGGYRHPDHIHIHKATTFAFANADNDSFYPEAGAPFKPRALYYQVFPRWFLRVMTRIMPILGKDPTKWGRNGDINLKELAEVDFPVHVRVNIRSVGEEKRLASAAHASQGGIMMRRGLMGFITKVFGEKEDFMRAYPLVDGNFRKKHDLFDGI, encoded by the coding sequence ATGACGAAGAAGATTTTAGCAGTGCTGGCGCATCCCGACGACGAGTCGTTTGGCTTGGGCGGGACGCTGGCGTTGTACGCAAAACGCGGATATGAAACGTATTACGTGTGCGCCACGCGCGGCGAGGCTGGCACGGTGGACGAGGAGCACCTGAACGGCTTCAAAGATACGGCGGAACTGCGCACGCACGAGTTGATGAACGCCGCGAAACATCTGGGTTTGAAGGAAGTTTTCTTTTTGGGCTACCGCGATTCAGGCATGCCCGGCATGGAGGAGAACAACCATCCCGATGCGCAGATCCAGCATCCCATCGAGGAAGTGGCGGGGAAGGTCGTGAAATATATCCGCGAGTTGAAGCCTGATGTGGTCATCACGTTCGACCCGATCGGCGGATACAGGCATCCCGACCATATCCACATCCACAAGGCGACGACCTTTGCCTTTGCAAATGCGGACAATGACTCTTTTTACCCCGAGGCGGGTGCGCCGTTCAAACCGCGCGCGCTGTATTACCAGGTTTTCCCGCGCTGGTTCCTGCGTGTGATGACGCGCATCATGCCCATTCTCGGCAAAGACCCGACCAAGTGGGGACGCAACGGCGACATTAACTTGAAGGAACTCGCCGAAGTGGATTTCCCTGTGCATGTGCGCGTGAACATCCGCTCTGTGGGCGAGGAGAAGCGGCTGGCGAGCGCGGCGCACGCTTCGCAAGGCGGCATTATGATGCGGCGCGGGCTGATGGGATTTATCACCAAGGTGTTCGGCGAAAAGGAGGATTTCATGCGCGCCTATCCGCTCGTGGACGGGAATTTTCGCAAAAAACATGATTTGTTTGATGGGATTTAG
- a CDS encoding PilZ domain-containing protein, with protein MPERRTTPRKNFPFYMRVLNDDTQELLGHMVEISSVGLKLETIAPLPIDKDYYLRLELTADLADLPYIVLIARTKWCEQDTIELTLYRVGFELVEIMPEDRDIFVRILEKFGK; from the coding sequence ATGCCTGAACGAAGGACCACTCCGCGAAAGAATTTTCCTTTTTATATGCGGGTCCTGAACGACGATACACAGGAGCTTCTTGGCCACATGGTGGAGATCAGTTCCGTCGGACTGAAACTGGAGACAATAGCACCTCTACCCATCGATAAGGATTATTATCTTCGCCTTGAATTGACCGCCGACTTGGCGGATCTCCCCTATATCGTGCTGATCGCCCGCACAAAATGGTGCGAGCAGGATACCATCGAGCTGACCCTCTACCGCGTTGGCTTTGAGCTTGTGGAGATCATGCCCGAAGACAGGGATATTTTCGTTCGTATTCTGGAAAAGTTTGGCAAATAA
- a CDS encoding response regulator, translating into MAKIMVVDDDTLITNLLEDLLKMAGHETAILNESSKAIEMAKQVKPDLFLLDLMMPQPDGFKLCRMLRQEPYFTNTPIIIITALDDEDSRAIAFGAEADDYITKPFRPNDLAQRINELLA; encoded by the coding sequence ATGGCGAAAATCATGGTGGTTGACGACGACACACTCATAACGAACCTGCTCGAAGATTTGCTTAAAATGGCGGGACACGAGACGGCCATCCTGAACGAAAGTTCAAAAGCCATCGAAATGGCAAAACAGGTCAAGCCCGATCTGTTCCTGCTCGACCTGATGATGCCGCAACCAGATGGATTTAAATTATGCAGAATGCTGCGCCAGGAGCCCTATTTTACCAACACCCCCATCATTATCATCACCGCGCTGGATGACGAGGACAGCAGGGCGATTGCGTTTGGCGCGGAAGCAGATGACTATATCACCAAACCCTTTCGTCCCAACGATCTGGCGCAAAGAATAAACGAATTACTTGCATAA
- a CDS encoding SpoIIE family protein phosphatase: protein MSVNLLSTIPLFAALPPEELDALLASLDVCKLEDREILFREGDPGEHFYVVLKGMLEVLMAEDTPDELLLNVLYEGEYLGEMSLITPGGQRTASVRARGKSTLLSMSRAQFLTMTKKHPELALSMVRVLSQRLDATNTATFRDLTEKNRQLQTAYDELKAAQAQLIEKERLERELQVAADIQLSILPDVLPDFDEFGFGACILPARQVGGDLYDVFPLKDNRVGVLIGDVADKGVPSALFMARAHALIMAEADIGLTAGEVLRLVNMHITRLQKSTQFVTVLYGILDLKTREFSYARAGHEPPLLLHVDGSVERIPHGTGMALGLWDVVTLDERSITLLPGDTLLLYTDGMTDCRNPKGEPFGLERIKKILSGYAYLSAQQVCDNLLEMLKNYQSGSKQDDDVTLVAVNTASAASTIRLKKGDQ from the coding sequence ATGAGTGTCAACCTGCTTTCCACAATCCCTTTATTCGCCGCCCTGCCTCCAGAGGAGTTGGACGCGTTGCTCGCTTCCCTGGATGTATGCAAGCTTGAAGACCGCGAAATCCTTTTTCGTGAAGGCGACCCCGGCGAGCATTTTTATGTGGTCTTGAAAGGGATGCTGGAGGTGCTTATGGCGGAGGATACGCCGGATGAACTCCTGCTTAATGTTTTGTACGAGGGAGAATATCTCGGCGAGATGAGTCTTATCACGCCCGGAGGGCAGCGCACTGCCAGCGTGCGTGCCCGCGGAAAATCCACGCTGCTTTCAATGAGTCGCGCCCAATTCCTGACCATGACGAAGAAGCATCCGGAACTGGCGCTTTCGATGGTGCGTGTGTTAAGCCAGCGTCTGGATGCGACCAATACCGCCACCTTCCGAGACCTGACCGAGAAGAACCGTCAATTGCAAACTGCGTATGATGAATTGAAGGCGGCACAGGCGCAACTGATCGAAAAGGAACGCCTTGAACGCGAGCTGCAGGTTGCCGCCGACATCCAATTAAGCATCCTGCCCGACGTCCTGCCCGATTTCGATGAATTTGGATTCGGAGCGTGTATCCTGCCCGCCCGTCAGGTGGGAGGTGATCTGTACGATGTCTTTCCTCTCAAGGATAACCGCGTGGGAGTCTTGATCGGCGATGTGGCGGACAAAGGCGTACCGTCCGCCTTGTTCATGGCGCGCGCCCACGCGCTTATCATGGCGGAGGCGGATATTGGGCTGACAGCCGGGGAGGTGCTCCGTCTGGTGAATATGCACATCACGCGCCTGCAGAAATCGACCCAGTTTGTAACAGTATTGTATGGAATATTGGATTTGAAGACCCGCGAGTTTTCCTATGCGCGTGCCGGACATGAACCGCCTCTGTTGTTGCATGTGGACGGCAGCGTCGAGCGCATCCCGCACGGCACAGGCATGGCCCTTGGCTTGTGGGATGTGGTCACCCTGGACGAACGTTCAATTACATTGCTGCCCGGCGACACGTTGCTGCTTTATACGGACGGGATGACCGATTGCCGCAATCCAAAAGGCGAGCCTTTTGGATTGGAGCGCATTAAGAAAATATTGAGCGGTTACGCATATCTCAGTGCGCAACAGGTTTGCGACAATCTTTTGGAGATGTTGAAGAATTATCAAAGCGGCTCCAAGCAGGATGACGATGTTACGCTGGTTGCGGTTAATACGGCGAGCGCCGCGTCAACAATACGATTGAAAAAAGGCGATCAATAA
- a CDS encoding cytochrome c codes for MKKVLFAVLLPAALVLAACGGGGGSGSDTSTVLESVPADYAGQSNPFGADAASAGAAVFKTNCESCHGPAGAGDGPAGVALDPAPKNLGDLQARAGDDYLFWRVATGKPGTSMVAWKGILTDEQIWQIVAFIRTLK; via the coding sequence ATGAAGAAAGTTTTGTTCGCGGTTCTACTTCCCGCCGCGCTCGTTCTTGCGGCTTGTGGAGGCGGGGGCGGCTCAGGATCGGACACATCCACCGTGTTGGAATCTGTTCCTGCGGATTATGCGGGGCAGTCCAATCCCTTTGGCGCGGATGCCGCGTCAGCTGGTGCGGCGGTATTCAAGACCAATTGCGAGTCCTGCCACGGCCCGGCAGGTGCTGGTGATGGCCCTGCCGGCGTTGCGCTTGATCCTGCCCCGAAAAATCTTGGCGATTTGCAGGCCAGAGCCGGCGATGACTATTTATTCTGGCGTGTTGCCACTGGCAAACCCGGCACTTCCATGGTTGCGTGGAAGGGGATCCTGACTGACGAGCAGATCTGGCAAATCGTTGCATTCATCCGCACGCTCAAATAA
- a CDS encoding deoxynucleoside kinase, protein MAKHLVLVAGNIGAGKTTLTERIGTRLGWWTGYESVADNPYLSDFYGDMHAWSFHLQVFFLGHRADQYLEAARDARSAILDRSIYEDAHIFARALHHMGNLGERDYLAYRRLFDVVVNGLPRPDLLIYLKAPVSVLLNRIRRRARNIETGITPEYLSLLDSFYDEWLGSFDLCPVLTIQTDDLDYVNHPGHLDLVTQRIQDKLAGKEVMDLTKKKPL, encoded by the coding sequence ATGGCGAAGCATTTGGTTTTGGTGGCAGGGAATATCGGCGCGGGCAAAACGACGCTTACCGAACGCATCGGTACACGCCTCGGCTGGTGGACAGGATATGAATCTGTTGCCGACAACCCATACCTTTCCGATTTTTACGGGGATATGCATGCCTGGTCCTTTCATTTGCAGGTATTCTTTTTAGGACATCGCGCAGACCAATACCTGGAGGCGGCGCGCGATGCGCGTTCCGCCATTTTGGACAGAAGCATTTATGAAGATGCGCATATCTTCGCGCGCGCCCTGCATCACATGGGGAATTTAGGCGAGCGCGATTATCTGGCATACCGCAGGTTGTTTGATGTTGTCGTCAACGGCTTGCCGCGCCCCGACCTTTTGATCTATCTGAAAGCGCCGGTGTCTGTGTTACTGAACCGCATCCGCAGACGCGCAAGGAATATTGAAACCGGGATTACCCCCGAATACCTTTCGCTGCTGGATTCCTTTTATGATGAATGGCTCGGCTCCTTCGACCTCTGTCCTGTATTGACCATCCAGACGGATGATCTGGACTATGTGAACCATCCCGGCCACCTCGACCTGGTCACGCAACGGATTCAGGACAAACTGGCTGGAAAAGAAGTCATGGACCTGACGAAAAAGAAGCCTTTGTAA